TAGTAACCAGTAATATTTCTTTTAGTTTATACTCTGTAATAACTTCCACATTCAggtaacaaagaaaaacttgaAATGCCTTACTCTAGTGCTGAATTCATGGGTAAAtggataaaataataatcactcATTTCATCAACAATTTGATAATAAACTCTTCATTTAAGTCATTTCTCATGCTAAGCTCGTTCCAGCTCCTCAAACGTgaggaaatgctgcttttctctggttTATATCGTCGCACATGAACTAAATTTTGGTTTCGGACTGCTGGTTGGACTAAACAAGGCTATGTGCAAACAGTGtaaaaattatgaaaaaaatgtttatttgggATGTTTGGGGTATTGTTGAGACAAAAAGCTATTCGAACAAGGTTTCGAAGGAAACTCTAATGTGtacttttcaccattttctgacattacaTAGGCCaaataatgaatttaaaaataatttagtAATTGGCAGACagatcaataatgaaaacaattgtgCTTTGCAGCCCTGCAACAATGTAACTCAAAAAATTTAAACTAAATTGTTGATTGATCCAACGACACCAGAGACGGTGGGGAAGGTTTTGAATGCGACTGAAACACACTTACTACAGATCAGGGGcatttcctaaccctaaccctactGCAAGTATCACATTTAATCTGAAATGCAATTTTTAATAGTGATGTTAAGACAATTGCTCTGGACAAAAGGGACATCTGCAGGGCAGCTGAGAATTGTCAAACCTATAGCACCGGTGTTTAATTgctattttactttttattctgtttttacgTTTTTATTTGACCCCTATAATGTTTGCCTCTTTGTGTCGTACAAAGAAAATTAACCAGAAATTGTTTATTTGTACAACCATTTAGGGAATATCAAGTGTTTTCACCGTCTCGCTTTTCTCCAAATCTTGTTACTAACTCCCCAAATATCCTAGATCATTTAACTCATGTCATCTATGCTTAAATGACATCATGTACAGTATTAGCTTAAACATTGTTCATTGGTTAGCTACCTTCTCTGGCACAAATGTCACAGATATGTAGTTCAGGTTTGATCATCTCATTATTCACTAAAACAGTGGTTCTCAAATCTGCAATTTAACTTGCttaattaaatatttcagtattttttgttatttttgatatttggcaagtgatattttatttgttgttctgAGTTTGTAAGAATTTCTTTAGGTTTTAGGCCATTTCCtggacaaaaaaagcaacaacttCCCTCTGCTTTCCCTCAGCAAGGCTTCAAAAGTCACTTGTTCAGCCTATCTGCTTGGACAGCAATGGAAGACCATCTCTCTGCCCAGagtatttgtttgttgtgcAAGAATAAATCCATGCACATTGTCtgcagacagtctgtctgtgcCCTCATAACCAAATGCTAATTTTAGGCTTCATCAACACACCACTCAAAAACCcaacagctgcaacaacaaaaggacCAATTAGACCAGTTCAACCCAATACAAACATGAGTGTTCATATTCATTAACATGGACACTGGGCTTTCTTTACCATGAAGTGATCTTCTCTGCGACATGACATTATTTTACCATCAATACCGACACACCTAAGCTCAATAAAACCAACAGATACAGCCAGGAGCATCATGAAGTAAACTTGCTCAGCAGAGCTATCAATCATCCGCCAGCAGccaagagaggaagagcaagaagacagaaaacagctacTGATATTTTACAAACGAGAAACACACCATATAACTGAGGCGAGACGTTTAACATGTACACTTACCTGGGATCTCTGGTCTTCAGTAGGCAGGTAGAGAACCGGTGAAAAAGTGCGTCAACTGCTGCGGTCGTTCAGCAGAAATTACACTTCCGTAGCATGACTTTAGAGCTAACGGCTAACGCTAAGTTAGCTAACAAACGGTCGACCCCGCGCTAGCTTCTTAGTCTTTCTATAATTTAAATCACCGCATACTTCCCATACACCCAGACGATCGTGAAACAACACTTAACGTTACTTGGGAAGTATTTCTAGAGCTTTCATTCACGTTTCTGTCTGTGTAGGTTAGCTAAAAGTTAGTCCGTCCGAAAGTTACTTCTGCCCCGCTTTCCGAGTTATCACTAAACAAAGATGGCGGCCGGATGTGACATAGCTCCTTCTTAACTCAAGAAAAGCTAAACGCGTTAATACgaaaatataaatttaaaaaaaattaaaaaatgctgcatttcttgtagCTTGTGTTCAGTTGCactattaaaaatgttttcttcattatATTTCATTACTCTAATtacacagttttcttttaacATCCTCAATGCTCCTAGGATATTTACATGATTTGTTCAACAAAACTATAACTTCATGTCTTGGccatcattttaattatttcaaattTACTTCTAAACAAGTCGCAGACACAAAGGCACGACAGTTGTTTACCTTATGTGCTGATGATTCACGTCCATCCGTGCTTTAACATTACCATCGTCTATGCAGAAAATAATGTAGAATGTAACTTCCAGAAGCCTGGATGTTTGAAATAACTCCTTCTGATCGGTAACCTCATTTATTGCTTTGAACATTATACAAACACTGAGAGGAGCATTCATTCTCTGTTATGTCATTAAACATCTTGAGTCCTCTGGGTGGTAACAGTATATTTCCATCTCATCTCAACACTGTAGCTTTTAAGGCACATAACGGTTCAGCTGCTTGTCTTTAATCTGAGCACAAAGCAGGAAATCCTCAGAGAAGATGAACGCAACAATTCAACTTGAATCGTTGTCATCTTGTAAATTACACGTCCACATTTTACTAGTAGTGTAGCTCAAACACTGGCTTGGGACTGGTGCCAATTATTCCACACCAGTGACCGAAAACCATGTGTACCAGTTGGGATTATCATTAGATCACTGCAGTGATCTCCTGTGATAAAGGCCTCTCCGCCAACCCATCAGTCATGGGCTTTTTCTGCTTTATGGCTCCACACTGGCTTGCGTTTCTCTATGAAGGCCCGGATCCCCTCCTGTCCGTCTCTCAGAGCCAGGTTGTCTACCATCACCTTGGAGGCGGTGGCATACGCTGCATCCCGACCTTGAGCCATTTGCCTTTGGAGGAaacaaaggagaggagagcgcAACGTGTGAAACGTCCATGTATGGAGCTGCTGGACTGTGAACGTGGCTCACAGACAGATCCACTAACAGTGGATGTGTTGGTCcagaacaggtgttttttgtaaaatgtaaactgtAACACCACAAAAATAACCTGTGGCTGATAAATGAGCAAAAGGTTTTACTGATAGTAAAATATTACATATTGATTATTCGTTTGAAGTCTTGTTTTTGACGTATCTCAAGCATCCTGGACTGTatggtgaggggggggggggtctgtctAACCTCTGAGAACTCTCACCTTTGGAAAGTGGCCTTGCCGAGTGCTACGACAGGTCGGCTGGCCTGACACACCCGCCGGGCGATGGCTAAAGTCTCCTCCTCCAGTCGTTCTTCTGGCACCACCTTACTGACCAGACCGTGcagcaaagcatcatgggaTGAGATGGGAGTTCCTGTGAACAGCATCTCCAGGGCAACCTGGTACAAACAAGGAAGCAAAGATCAAATATGGTGTGATCCTGGATTTCTGTAGGCTGTTGTATTAGTAAAAGAATAAATCTGACAATAAATCATGTTAGGATCGTAATTTGTGAGAAAGTCATATAagattatgaaaataatttgGCAAGGATCCCTCAGATTTGGTTATTATTTTTAGAGTTGAACAAACTTTATTATCATAGTTGACAgcaacagttcaaaacccaaagatcaAGATTCAGTTTTCAATTATATAAAACGAGAgacaaatcctcacattgagctggaaatgaaaacaaaaaatctgctgtttttgttagaTAAATGACTTCAAGTATTAATAACTAATCAAAATTCTTGCTAATTAATtgaacaaattttaaaaagtatttaaatGATAACAGTAAAATGTagctaaaacacattttattattattattattattattctcttattattgttgttttaccTGATATGATTTTAGGTTATTTAattcaatattatttttatatcatttcaattgtctgattttatttgctTCATCGCAgccctgaaatgttttaatcctggTTCAAccatgtgaagcactttgtacGTTTGGTTTGAAGAGTCCTggacaaataaagtttatcttttttttttttttttttttgcaataagCACATTGACTAATAATTTCAAgacttttttccccatttctaaataataaataactaataataagTGCATTTTTTGACAACTACTGTAGTAAATATCACCCTGAAATAATAGATATAATGCTGTTTGATTGATTATACAGTTACTGTAGGACTGATCAACTAAGGCTGTACTGGAAGCCCTTAATACAAACTGattcagataagataagataagataagataagataagataagactttatcaatccccagccggggaaattcaggtgttacaggcagcgGGCAATAACAATGggaaaataacaacagatgTTACATTTAGATCAGATGTCACAAACGTATGCCTCAGGATTTATTAATTATCCCCACAAGTTACAATCTGGAGATTTCGGCCCTCACCTTCCTCGGCAGAGCTCTGCCGATGGCGACCGCCGGCGTCGAGCAGAACAGACCCACGTTGACGCCCGGAGTGCCGAAGGTGGACTTCTCCGACGCCACGGCAACGTCACAGCTGGCAACCAGCTGGCAACCAGCTGCCGTGGCAACACCGTTCACCATGGCGATCACCGGAATAGGTATGTCCTGTATCAGAGTCATTAACTGGaacacaagagtgtgtgtgagattcaGTCCCGTTCGAAACCTTTAAATCACCGCCAACATCTCTGAGTTATTCAGTCattaaaacagatgtttttaataGAAATGGATTGATCTGTTGTCAAACAACAGATGAcagttgatttatttttgttttatgtatcAAATGAAAATTAACAAACATCTCTTGGTTCTTGATTCTGACAAGTGAGGATttacttgtttttctctgttttatgtgattttaaattgaatgtatttgtctttttgtctcctcGTCAGACTAAATAAACTCTCTGAAGACACCACCTTtgattttgttgtgatatgcaTTTTTCAAAATTACATGCAcgacataataaaaaaaatgtagctaCATTAATCAAAATAATGGTTACTTGCAATTGTAGTAGAGACTGGGATTGAACAGGAGATTGGAATAACTGATAATTAAATATGTAATCAATCAAACTGCATCAAAtcagaggtgaagagagaaagaaagaaactgacCTCCGCACAGGTGTGAAACACCTTTGTATGATACTCTCTGCCCTGCGCTGACGTCAGCTCCTTCAGGTCGTGtccagaggaaaacactgaaccTTTGGCTgacacgcgcgcgcgcacacacacacacacacacacacacacacacacacacacacacacacacacacacacacacacacacacaataaaaggTTAAATTagcatctttctctctctaccacacacacacatcaaacacctACCTGATATGATAATAACTCTGAGATCTTCACTGTCCACATCAGTTAGGATGTTCTCTCTGAGGGACTCCAgcatggacagagacagagcgtTCCTCTTCCTGGGATTGTTCAGTATTATTCTCCTGGAAGAAGAAACGGACGTTACATTTCACAGtggtgttttgtgtatttgagCATAAGTTTCATATGCAGCCATATCAGTGGTTCATTTTTCATGCGGCCAAAGGCACCAAAGTCTACTGTGACAGCAattctgtcatttatttatgatGCGGTGCACAACAAATACAGGAGACGAAAACAATAAGAATGAACTGCAGCACAGTCGCTTTAAACTGCTGATTACCAGAGGAGTACTATAATCATGCCAGGTTCAGTCAAAggtttttgtcatttactttttattggtttttgattttgcatgtaaacagacaaacattcaaacaatcAACATGAAGACCTACAGGTGAGTACAGAAGTACcgaggagaaaaaataaaaacatacacaagtgGACTAGTAATCACCTGCAGTTAAGAGAATATAGGCAATCTGATCGTACAGTCTGAAATGACCTGAAATCCGGTCTTATTGTTGAGACAAAAGTACACCATTTTTGCCAATTATCAATAAATGCCTCTTTTTGTGTTCTTAAATTAAACGTAATTCTTTCCATTACAAAGATGCTGTACACTGTATCACTCCATTCATCTACACTGGGTGCCTCCCTCTTAAGCCACTTCTTCGTTATTGATTTCTTACAGGCCACCAATAGTATTCTCAGTAAATATTTATCTTTGTTCCTCCAATCTAGTTCCTGTAAATCCACCAAATATAACAAACTGATATGGAGTACAGAAATAGCGAATGACATTTTCCCATACATATTCTCTCCAGAGCCAGATTCTGAGGTACTGCTGCTTTACCTAAGCATTTTCTGTTTGGGAGACCATTTTAATAGGAAACATAATTTGAAGATAAAGATTTACCAAAATCCCAATCTCATAACTTCAGTaatggaagaagtattcatttacttcagtaaaagctgCAATACCACGatttaaaaatactccattacaagaaGGAGGATCTGCATTCATAATCTTGCTTCAGTGCAACAGTACAGGTACTCATTGTCCAGACAAAATATCCTGCAGATTCATGCACTTTAATGCCGTAACTGGACATTTTGGCGCTAATCTGAACTACTTTAGGTTGTGTTTGGtaatttaatcaaataattgtAAACTCAGAATATTTTAATGAGTAGCTTAACCTGTTACTAGTAATTATAGCTGCCATATCTGTTTGAGTATATGTATTTATAGCTTTCCAGGTTTATATTAATTATGAGCACGAGAACGACTTATTAAATCGCTTCTTTCTCTGATTGACACGTCCCGGGTTCCGTAGACCGAACTGTAAAGTGACGCAGGGAACGGGGAGATccaaacatcacattttatcACAAAGATAACTTTTCACAGGAATAGCATGTAGGCCGAATTTACCCGAAGACCTTTGCATGTGCAGTCAAGTACTGAATGCAGCACTGTagcatgctgttgttgttaaagTCAATATCCCTGCATAAATATGCTGTATCTACCTGAGAGCACCTGTCAGTAACGGACGACGAACACATTTCGTTACCGCACCTGATTCCGTTGTCTTGCTGTCTGACTGTCAGCGGCTCCGCTTCAGTCTGAGAGTAAAACCGAGTCCCTGTCAGCAGC
This region of Chelmon rostratus isolate fCheRos1 chromosome 22, fCheRos1.pri, whole genome shotgun sequence genomic DNA includes:
- the echdc3 gene encoding enoyl-CoA hydratase domain-containing protein 3, mitochondrial, translating into MARRLLCRAVGAFQLSRTTSLLTGTRFYSQTEAEPLTVRQQDNGIRRIILNNPRKRNALSLSMLESLRENILTDVDSEDLRVIIISAKGSVFSSGHDLKELTSAQGREYHTKVFHTCAELMTLIQDIPIPVIAMVNGVATAAGCQLVASCDVAVASEKSTFGTPGVNVGLFCSTPAVAIGRALPRKVALEMLFTGTPISSHDALLHGLVSKVVPEERLEEETLAIARRVCQASRPVVALGKATFQRQMAQGRDAAYATASKVMVDNLALRDGQEGIRAFIEKRKPVWSHKAEKAHD